Proteins from a genomic interval of Fuerstiella sp.:
- a CDS encoding DUF1549 and DUF1553 domain-containing protein, whose translation MSRIKRVQLMACLVCIVLGWLPGVEAGAKADADHARVTPKSIHLFPQQVKLRSSEAQNVVVSGTFADGTAADLTRSAVLSSSDSDVVRIDRAKLVPVGNGKAEITAVVGLLQTSALVEVTEFGHSRPVEFRTDVIGALSRGGCNQGACHGSPKGKNGFRLSLRGFDPDVGYSQLTRDLYGRRVNTGHPEASLVLLKATGQVPHQGGRRFGRDDPALRTLKQWIEQGCRDSDSPRRLTRLEVHPSTRRLHESSPDQQLIVHAGFSDGTVQDVTDYAVFSAAEDGGLSVTDDGFVHFENTAASAVLVRYLDRIETVPLTYIRHDPDFEFASPPVKNFIDEKVFARQRELQLRPAELASDGVFMRRAWLDVTGGIPDPEEVRRFLDSTDPDKRQALIDQLLEEPAYAMFQALRWADVMRGNRESITERGVHNFHRYLVSNFAADRPFVEISSEILNSLGNTIHEPAANFYRISRTPTEAAESFSQLFVGVRIQCAKCHNHPYESISQRDYYGLAAYFARVQLKGYRFGLDDETVFLGKSGDVRFPQTEETMIPAAFGHVESDLGPDEDRRRRLAAWLADPNNPYFARSVVNRVWQHMMGQGIVEPVDDFRDSNLPSNSELLDALSQHFIDNGYRFRPLIRTILNSSTYQLSARLQADHSADAADDERYFTTAVVKMLPAEQLIDAISMATGIPEQFGRYPPGTRAIELAEGAIDHRFLQAFTKPIRDLACDCARETDPTLAQVMHLMNNAGILDRIDSAESRLSQWLAGGISDVAVIESLYLATLTRRPTDTEILLANRHIASATDRAEAFRDLQHALLNSNEFLIRH comes from the coding sequence ATGTCACGAATAAAACGTGTTCAGCTAATGGCCTGTCTGGTCTGCATCGTGTTGGGCTGGCTGCCTGGTGTGGAAGCGGGTGCAAAGGCTGATGCGGACCATGCTCGCGTCACTCCGAAATCGATCCATCTTTTTCCGCAGCAGGTGAAGTTGCGATCTTCGGAAGCTCAGAACGTTGTGGTTTCCGGTACATTTGCCGACGGGACCGCAGCCGATCTGACCCGCTCTGCGGTTCTGTCCAGTTCTGACAGCGACGTGGTCAGAATTGACCGTGCAAAACTTGTCCCGGTTGGCAACGGGAAAGCAGAGATCACAGCCGTGGTGGGCCTGTTACAAACCAGTGCACTTGTGGAAGTGACGGAGTTCGGCCATTCACGGCCGGTGGAATTTCGCACGGATGTGATCGGGGCACTCAGCCGTGGTGGTTGTAATCAGGGAGCTTGCCATGGTTCGCCAAAGGGTAAAAACGGATTTCGATTGAGCCTGCGGGGGTTTGATCCGGACGTGGGATATTCGCAGTTGACCAGGGACCTGTATGGTCGCCGAGTCAACACCGGTCACCCGGAGGCCAGTCTGGTGTTACTGAAGGCCACCGGCCAGGTGCCTCATCAGGGGGGGCGGCGATTTGGTCGTGATGATCCGGCGCTGCGGACACTTAAACAATGGATTGAACAGGGATGTCGTGATTCCGATTCACCACGCCGGCTGACCAGGCTGGAGGTGCATCCTTCCACGAGACGTCTGCATGAATCCAGTCCGGACCAGCAGTTGATTGTGCACGCCGGGTTTAGCGATGGAACCGTTCAGGACGTGACTGACTACGCGGTGTTTTCCGCAGCAGAGGACGGAGGTTTGTCAGTGACAGATGACGGGTTTGTGCATTTTGAAAACACGGCGGCCAGCGCCGTACTGGTCCGGTATCTGGACCGTATCGAAACCGTTCCGCTGACTTACATCAGGCACGACCCGGATTTTGAATTTGCATCGCCGCCAGTTAAGAATTTTATCGATGAAAAAGTATTTGCCCGTCAACGTGAGCTGCAGTTGCGTCCTGCTGAACTCGCCAGTGACGGGGTGTTTATGCGACGGGCCTGGCTGGACGTAACCGGAGGAATTCCAGATCCTGAAGAAGTTCGCAGGTTCCTTGACTCTACGGACCCGGACAAGCGGCAGGCGTTGATTGATCAACTGCTTGAGGAACCGGCGTATGCCATGTTTCAGGCGCTGCGATGGGCGGATGTCATGCGCGGTAATCGTGAATCAATCACCGAACGCGGCGTTCATAATTTTCACCGCTACCTGGTTTCCAATTTTGCGGCCGACCGTCCTTTTGTGGAAATCTCTTCGGAGATTCTGAACAGTCTGGGCAACACGATTCACGAACCGGCTGCCAACTTCTATCGCATTTCCCGCACGCCAACCGAGGCGGCCGAATCATTCTCGCAGTTATTTGTGGGAGTCAGAATTCAGTGTGCCAAGTGTCACAATCATCCTTACGAATCGATCAGCCAGCGTGATTATTATGGCCTGGCCGCTTACTTCGCCCGTGTTCAGCTGAAGGGCTATCGATTTGGACTTGATGACGAAACCGTGTTTCTGGGCAAGTCCGGTGATGTCAGGTTTCCTCAAACCGAAGAAACAATGATACCGGCCGCATTTGGTCACGTGGAATCGGATCTGGGTCCGGACGAAGACCGACGTCGGCGGCTTGCTGCCTGGCTGGCTGATCCGAACAATCCTTACTTTGCGCGTTCGGTGGTGAATCGCGTCTGGCAGCACATGATGGGGCAGGGAATCGTGGAGCCTGTGGATGATTTTCGTGATTCTAATCTGCCGTCCAATTCCGAACTGCTGGATGCGCTGTCTCAACACTTTATTGACAACGGGTATCGATTCCGGCCACTGATTCGCACAATTCTGAATTCAAGTACGTACCAGCTGAGTGCCCGGTTGCAGGCGGATCATTCAGCGGACGCCGCCGACGATGAACGCTATTTCACCACGGCTGTGGTGAAGATGTTGCCCGCTGAACAGTTGATTGATGCGATTTCCATGGCCACCGGAATTCCGGAGCAGTTCGGTCGTTATCCACCGGGAACCAGAGCCATTGAACTTGCAGAAGGAGCGATTGATCACCGTTTTCTGCAGGCGTTTACCAAACCAATACGTGATCTGGCCTGTGACTGTGCCCGCGAAACCGACCCGACTCTGGCACAGGTGATGCATTTGATGAACAACGCCGGAATTCTGGACCGGATTGATTCTGCGGAAAGTCGTCTGTCACAGTGGCTGGCCGGTGGTATCAGTGATGTCGCTGTGATTGAATCCCTGTATCTGGCAACGTTGACTCGCCGTCCGACGGATACCGAAATCCTGTTGGCGAATCGCCATATTGCCTCCGCAACAGACCGTGCTGAAGCGTTCCGTGATCTGCAGCACGCGCTGCTCAATTCCAATGAGTTTCTGATCCGCCACTAA
- a CDS encoding PPC domain-containing protein yields the protein MWNSRSPVWSVPLLTVVVLSLPVEYLAAEIFVERVFPPCVRRGHTVRVTFTGSELGGASALWSSADFVNAKLIAADSDRVTFDIRTPSEAPVGMYGFRVATHSGLSNLHLFAIDDLPIRSEQETVQADALNDRPAQAQPVSLPAVVVGTSRQSDLDHFAINVEAGQRIAFEVVGSRLGKAFDPVITILDERGRAVRTYDNDPGLFFDFRFSHTFESAGRYVLRLHDSRYYGSERWTYMLRIGRFPESRVALPSTVLRHTRQLVSFPGFADTHREVSSADANVTDRFYFGLRGAEDDAPVWIPMQISTWPSTVEAEPNDDTKTAAASDIPGNLHGSFDVPGDEDWFQFELQKGTVVELRSETRAIGSPADIELAVFDADAKRLTSSDDSDFDDARLTFEAPADGTFYLQVTELVRKFGTPYTYRVEVATRRPQISVSAGTARLTIPRSTRQPLPLIVQRTDFDGPIELSLHGAPAGMTLHTSEIASEATELTTALVVDDSVPPGLHTIRVVATGTADESSVSAVAATAPLVDRVPTERGPHGEAFELREDQRRLPPTVSDRIAVLVVPESPWDFEIVEHDVVVPRYIQANFTIRTTRQSGYDQPVTFVARGGLLERDRLREASVTSWIPEATLDASEVVGVLKSGVDTLLKRHRVTVTGSARDGGRLLHLTRTFQLETKSAYRLSVEIPEIQLSPGGRTAVKIVSHRLSPFADQISLKLTATDGIQVPEMLTILSGEDSVEFDLVLDESVKPGRYSVSVTGDAIIGKFLERVEGEPLTVVVNE from the coding sequence ATGTGGAATTCCCGCTCTCCCGTGTGGTCCGTGCCTCTGTTGACGGTCGTGGTGTTGTCTTTGCCGGTAGAGTATCTGGCGGCGGAGATCTTTGTTGAGCGGGTGTTTCCTCCCTGTGTCCGGCGAGGCCACACCGTTCGCGTCACATTTACCGGAAGTGAACTTGGTGGCGCATCGGCGTTGTGGTCGTCTGCAGATTTCGTAAATGCAAAACTGATTGCTGCCGACAGTGACCGGGTGACATTTGACATCCGGACACCGTCGGAGGCCCCGGTGGGCATGTACGGGTTTCGAGTGGCGACGCACAGCGGTCTAAGCAATCTGCATCTGTTTGCCATCGATGATTTGCCGATACGCAGCGAACAGGAGACCGTTCAGGCGGATGCGTTGAATGACCGGCCCGCCCAGGCGCAGCCGGTTTCGCTGCCGGCCGTTGTGGTGGGAACTTCGCGGCAATCGGATCTGGATCATTTCGCCATCAACGTGGAAGCCGGGCAGCGAATTGCCTTTGAAGTGGTCGGAAGTCGACTTGGGAAAGCCTTTGATCCGGTGATCACCATACTTGATGAGCGAGGCCGCGCTGTCAGAACATACGACAATGATCCAGGTTTGTTTTTCGATTTTCGATTTTCCCACACCTTTGAGTCGGCCGGTCGGTACGTTCTTCGTTTGCATGATTCACGGTATTACGGATCCGAACGCTGGACCTACATGCTCAGAATCGGTCGCTTTCCGGAATCGCGGGTTGCCCTTCCGTCAACCGTCCTCCGCCATACCAGACAGTTGGTGTCGTTTCCTGGTTTCGCTGACACGCATCGCGAGGTGTCGTCCGCTGACGCAAATGTCACCGATCGTTTCTATTTTGGATTACGAGGAGCCGAAGACGATGCGCCGGTATGGATCCCCATGCAGATTTCCACATGGCCCAGTACCGTGGAAGCTGAACCAAACGACGATACAAAGACCGCGGCTGCTTCGGACATCCCCGGCAATCTGCACGGCTCGTTCGATGTGCCTGGCGACGAAGACTGGTTTCAGTTCGAGTTACAAAAGGGAACGGTTGTTGAGCTTCGATCTGAAACGCGGGCGATTGGTTCTCCGGCTGATATCGAGCTGGCAGTGTTTGACGCCGATGCGAAGCGACTGACCTCATCCGACGATTCGGATTTTGATGACGCACGACTCACGTTTGAGGCACCGGCGGACGGGACGTTTTATCTGCAGGTGACCGAACTTGTTCGTAAATTCGGCACGCCCTACACCTACCGGGTTGAAGTCGCCACCCGCCGTCCACAGATTTCGGTTTCCGCCGGAACGGCAAGATTGACGATTCCTCGTTCCACTCGTCAGCCTTTGCCGCTCATCGTCCAGCGAACCGATTTTGACGGCCCTATCGAACTGTCGTTACACGGTGCTCCGGCCGGCATGACACTGCACACCTCTGAAATTGCTTCCGAGGCCACTGAGCTGACAACGGCACTGGTTGTTGACGATTCTGTTCCGCCGGGTCTGCATACCATTCGTGTGGTCGCAACCGGCACCGCCGACGAATCATCGGTTTCAGCGGTGGCAGCAACGGCGCCGCTGGTGGACCGTGTGCCCACCGAACGCGGACCTCACGGGGAGGCTTTCGAACTGCGGGAAGACCAGCGTCGTCTTCCTCCAACGGTCAGTGACCGGATCGCCGTGCTGGTGGTTCCTGAGTCACCGTGGGATTTTGAGATTGTGGAACATGACGTTGTGGTTCCTCGTTACATTCAGGCGAATTTCACCATCCGCACAACGCGTCAGTCGGGTTACGATCAACCCGTGACATTTGTTGCCCGTGGAGGCCTGCTGGAACGCGACAGACTTCGGGAGGCGTCTGTGACCAGTTGGATTCCTGAAGCGACTTTGGATGCATCGGAGGTTGTGGGGGTACTCAAATCCGGTGTGGATACACTGCTGAAACGCCATCGCGTGACGGTCACAGGGTCGGCTCGTGACGGGGGACGCTTACTTCATCTGACGCGTACGTTTCAGCTGGAGACCAAATCTGCGTATCGACTGTCCGTGGAAATTCCGGAAATCCAGCTGTCGCCAGGAGGCCGTACGGCCGTGAAAATTGTGTCCCATCGATTGTCACCCTTCGCGGATCAAATCAGTTTGAAGCTGACAGCCACGGACGGAATTCAGGTTCCTGAGATGCTGACGATACTGTCCGGCGAAGATTCGGTGGAATTTGATCTGGTGTTGGACGAGTCAGTCAAGCCAGGTCGGTATTCTGTCAGCGTGACGGGCGACGCCATCATCGGAAAATTTCTGGAACGTGTGGAAGGCGAACCGCTGACTGTGGTTGTGAACGAGTGA